From Anas acuta chromosome 20, bAnaAcu1.1, whole genome shotgun sequence, a single genomic window includes:
- the ABCA2 gene encoding ATP-binding cassette sub-family A member 2 isoform X8: MGFLHQLHLLLWKNVTLKRRSPWVLTFEIFIPLVLFFILLGLRQKKPTIPVKEAFYTAAPLTSAGILPIMQSLCPDGQRDEFGFLQYSNSTVTQLLEHLSEVVEQSNLFDPDHPGLEEELESLRRRLEALSSSEPSSMETHFSSQAGSGFTLGWAAKDQGELQRFLMQNLSLPNDTTELLLGSSIDLREVYHLLFGSSPLAPDNVHEQDLWDQFGPSDKISQLEKSLPSSWRSLREGLVHSALRNPSTALQRPALLRLLSQALGLASATTAPSGSYSPQAFVTEMELPALQGVLFTAPVLEQLTCEHSSGTLRRLLRVAPSQQPLLQAYRALVCNGSRAAREERFTLLAAELRDQLDVPKIISRLQLDEVNSTAAQHRLRTLLEDLMEMEKVLHDMDILSALARLLPRGACTSKAPPPTANSTGWASANATASNATVEEEGARGDLAGGDNPQGQFSAFVQLWAGLQPILCGNNRTIEPEALKQGNMSSLGFTSKEQRNLGLLVHLMTSNPKILYAPVGTEVDKVILKANETFAFVGNVTHYAKAWLNISPEIRAYLEEGRLQRRIRWLQQFTTDLHKHPEILNVSENDLLRNLLNGNFSLPNASVLLQQLDTIDNAACGWVHFMAKVSVDIFKGFPDEESIVNYTLNQAYQDNVTVFASVIFQTNRDGSLPPHVMYKIRQNSSFTEKTNEIRRAYWRPGPNTGGRFYFLYGFVWIQDMMERALINTFVGHDVVEPGNYVQMFPYPCYTRDDFLFVIEHMMPLCMVISWVYSVAMMIQHIVTEKEHRLKEVMKMMGLNNAVHWVAWFITGFVQLSISVTALTAILKYGKVLMHSDVLIIWLFLAIYAVATIMFCFLVSVLYSKAKLASACGGIIYFLSYVPYMYVAIREEVAHDKITAFEKCIASLMSTTAFGLGSKYFALYEVAGVGIQWHTFSQSPVEGDDFNLLLSMMMLIIDAVVYGVLTWYIEAVHPGMFGLPRPWYFPFQKSYWLGNGRVETWEWTWPWSHTTRLSIMEEDQACAMESRRLEETRGIEEEPTHLPLVVCIDKLTKVYKTDKKLALNKLSLNLYENQVVSFLGHNGAGKTTTMSILTGLFPPTSGSATIYGHDIRTEMDEIRKNLGMCPQHNVLFDKLTVEEHLWFYSQLKSMAEEEIRKEMDKMIEDLELSNKRHSLVQTLSGGMKRKLSVAIAFVGGSRAVILDEPTAGVDPYARRAIWDLILKYKPGRTILLSTHHMDEADLLGDRIAIISHGKLKCCGSPLFLKSTYGDGYKLTVVKRQSDTRNSTEPGQPHSPLGHSSVSPCSEPRVSQFIKKYVASCLLISDTNTELSYILPSEAVKKGCFERLFQHLEQSLEELDLTSFGLMDTTLEEVFLKVSEEDQSLENSDVDMKESKKDALQPPVPELGPKPEANGEPLAEVDVPEKPEVELSNLVTCSKLAQSQASLRSASSVGSVRGDEGGAYSEFFGDYSPLFDNHQDPDNISLQGDLPPLILSPSQYHNYTQPKGNFIPYANEERREYRIRLSPDASPQQLVNTFHLPSGIGATCVLKTAFNNTLDQPMQTLNLNSNESKMLAAKYFDAMCIDSFTQGLPLSNFVPPPPSPAPSDYPISVDEDLLHAWNSTIFSSAIKETVTSAPALPRIIHEPIKCTCSMQGTGFSCPSGVGGHPPQMKVVTGDILADITGRNVSEYLLYTSDRFRLHRYGALTFGNVQKSIPASFGARAPAMVRKIAVRRTAQVFYNNKGYHSMPTYLNALNNAILRANLPKSKGNPAAYGITVTNHPMNKTSASLSLDYLLQGTDVVIAIFIIVAMSFVPASFVVFLVAEKATKAKHLQFVSGCDPVIYWLANYVWDMLNYLVPATCCIIILFVFDLPAYTSPTNFPAVLSLFLLYGWSITPIMYPASFWFEVPSSAYVFLIVINLFIGITATVATFLLQLFEHDKDLKVVNSYLKSCFLVFPNYNLGHGLMEMAYNEYINEYYAKIGQFDKMKSPFEWDIVTRGLVAMTIEGFVGFFITIMCQYNFFRKPQRLPVSTKPIEDDIDVANERHRVLRGDADNDMLKIENLTKVYKSRKIGRILAVDRLCVGVRPGECFGLLGVNGAGKTTTFKMLTGDESTTGGEAFVNGHSILKELLQVQQSLGYCPQFDALFDELTAQEHLELYTRLRGIPWKDEERVVKWALKKLELTKYADKPASTYSGGNKRKLSTAIALIGYPAFIFLDEPTTGMDPKARRFLWNLILDVIKTGRSVVLTSHSMEECEALCTRLAIMVNGRLKCLGSIQHLKNRFGDGYMITVRTKSSLNVKEVVRFFNRNFPEAILKERHHTKAQYQLKSDQISLAQVFSKMEQVVDVLGIEDYSVSQTTLDNVFVNFAKKQSDNLEQQETSPSCAMQSPLEHVLSLLRPRATPTELQALVVEEQEDLETDDEGLISFEEERAQLSFNTDTLC, translated from the exons tGGGTGCTGACTTTTGAGATCTTCATCCCACTGGTGctcttcttcatcctcctgGGACTGCGACAGAAGAAGCCAACCATCCCTGTGAAGGAAG CTTTCTACACGGCGGCCCCACTCACCTCGGCTGGGATCCTGCCTATCATGCAGTCCCTGTGTCCCGATGGCCAGCGTGATGAGTTTGGCTTCCTGCAGTACTCCAACTCCAC GGTGACacagctcctggagcacctcaGTGAGGTGGTGGAGCAGAGTAACTTATTTGACCCAGACCACCCGGGCctggaggaggagctggagtcCCTGCGTCGGCGCCTGGAGGCCCTCAGCAGCAGCGAGCCCAGCTCCATGGAGACCCACTTCAGCAGCCAAGCAG GGTCTGGCTTCACACTGGGGTGGGCAGCCAAGGACCAGGGTGAGCTGCAGCGCTTCCTCATGCAGAACCTGTCCCTCCCCAACGACACGACTGAGCTCCTCTTGGGCTCCAGCATTGACCTGCGGGAG GTATATCACCTGTTGTTTGGGTCCTCTCCTTTGGCACCAGACAATGTCCATGAACAAGACCTGTGGGATCAGTTTGGACCCAGTGACAAGATCTCACAGCTGGAG AAGAgccttcccagcagctggagaagcctGCGGGAAGGGCTGGTCCACAGCGCGCTGCGCAACCcctccacagccctgcagaggccAGCGTTGCTCCGCCTGCTCTCTCAGGCCCTGGGCCTTGCCAGTGCCACCACAGCACCTTCAGGCTCCTACAGCCCCCAGGCCTTTGTCACGGAGATGGAG ctccctgccctgcagggtgTTCTCTTCACAGCAccagtgctggagcagctgaCGTGCGAGCATAGCTCTGGGACGCTGCGCCGCCTCCTGCGTGTGGCCCCAAGCCAGCAGCCGCTGCTGCAGGCATACCGGGCGCTGGTGTGCAATGGCAGCCGGGCAGCCCGCGAGGAGCGCTtcaccctgctggctgctgagctGCGGGACCAGCTGGATGTCCCCAAGATCATCAGCAGG CTGCAACTGGATGAGGTGAACAGCACGGCAGCCCAACACCGGCTCCGCACCCTCCTAGAGGACCTCATGGAGATGGAGAAGGTTCTCCACGACATGGACATCCTCTCAGCACTGGCCAGGCtcctgcccaggggagcctgcaCCAGCAAGGCTCCACCACCTACCGCCAACAGCACTGGCTGGGCCAGTGCTAATGCCACAGCCAGCAATGCCACGGTGGAAGAGGAGGGTGCCAGGGGGGACCTGGCTGGTGGTGACAACCCCCAGGGGCAGTTCTCAGCCTTTGTGCAGCTTTGGGCTGGTCTGCAACCCATCCTCTGTGGCAACAACCG GACAATTGAACCTGAGGCACTGAAGCAGGGCAACATGAGCTCTCTGGGTTTCACCAGCAAGGAACAGCGAAACCTAGGACTCCTCGTACATCTTATGACCAGCAACCCCAAAATTCTTTACGCTCCTGTGGGTACCGAAGTGGACAAGGTCATTCTGAAG GCCAACGAGACCTTTGCCTTTGTGGGCAATGTCACCCACTATGCCAAGGCATGGCTGAACATATCACCTGAGATCCGGGCCTACCTGGAAGAGGGCAGGCTGCAGAGACGTATCCGCTGGCTCCAGCAG TTCACCACTGACCTCCACAAGCACCCAGAGATCCTGAATGTCTCCGAAAATGACCTTCTCCGCAACTTGCTCAATGGCAACTTCTCACTGCCCAATGCCAGtgtcctgctccagcagctggacACTATTGATAATGCTGCCTGTGGCTGGGTCCACTTCATGGCCAAG GTCAGTGTGGACATCTTCAAGGGCTTCCCAGATGAGGAAAGCATCGTCAACTACACACTGAACCAGGCCTACCAGGACAACGTCACAGTCTTTGCCA GTGTGATCTTCCAGACCAACAGGGATGGCTCACTGCCCCCGCATGTCATGTACAAGATCAGGCAGAACTCCAGCTTCACGGAGAAGACCAACGAGATCCGGCGTGCATACTGGCGGCCCGGACCCAACACTGGTGGCCGCTTCTACTTCCTCTATGGCTTTGTCTGGATCCAGG ACATGATGGAGCGTGCCCTCATCAACACTTTTGTTGGCCATGATGTGGTGGAGCCTGGCAACTATGTGCAGATGTTCCCATACCCATGTTACACCCGGGACGA CTTTCTCTTCGTCATCGAGCACATGATGCCCCTGTGCATGGTGATCTCCTGGGTCTACTCAGTAGCCATGATGATCCAGCATATtgtgaccgagaaggagcatCGCCTGAAAGAG GTCATGAAGATGATGGGCTTGAACAATGCAGTGCATTGGGTGGCTTGGTTCATCACCGGCTTCGTCCAGCTCTCCATCTCAGTCACAGCACTCACTGCAATCCTGAAATATGGCAAGGTCCTGATGCACAGTGACGTCCTCATCATCTGGCTCTTTCTCGCCATCTATGCTGTGGCCACCATCATGTTCTG TTTCCTGGTGTCAGTGCTCTACTCCAAGGCCAAGCTGGCTTCTGCCTGTGGAGGCATCATCTATTTCCTCAGCTACGTGCCCTACATGTACGTGGCCATCCGGGAGGAGGTGGCGCATGACAAGATCACGGCCTTTGAGAAGTGCATTGCG TCTCTCATGTCCACCACGGCCTTTGGGCTGGGCTCCAAGTACTTTGCGCTGTATGAGGTGGCTGGTGTGGGCATCCAGTGGCACACCTTCAGCCAGTCGCCTGTGGAAGGAGATGACTTCAACCTCCTGCTGTCCATGATGATGCTTATCATAGATGCTGTGGTGTACGGGGTGCTCACGTGGTACATTGAGGCTGTGCACCCGG GCATGTTTGGCCTGCCGCGGCCCTGGTACTTCCCGTTCCAGAAGTCCTACTGGCTGGGAAATGGAAGAGTGGAGACCTGGGAGTGGACCTGGCCCTGGTCACATACCACCCGCCTCAGCATCATGGAAGAGGATCAGGCCTGCGCCAtggagagcaggaggctgg AGGAGACACGGGGAATTGAGGAGGAGCCAACCCACCTCCCCTTGGTCGTCTGCATTGACAAGCTCACCAAGGTCTACAAGACAGACAAGAAACTGGCACTGAACAAGCTGAGCCTCAACCTCTATGAGAACCAGGTGGTGTCCTTCCTGGGGCACAATGGTGCAGGCAAAACCACCACCAT GTCCATCCTGACTGGCTTGTTCCCTCCGACCTCGGGCTCCGCTACCATCTATGGCCACGATATCCGAACAGAGATGGATGAGATCCGGAAAAACCTGGGCATGTGTCCCCAGCACAATGTGCTCTTCGACAAGCTGACAGTGGAGGAGCACCTCTGGTTCTACTCACAGCTCAAGAGCATGGCAGAGGAGGAGATCCGCAAGGAGATGGACAA GATGATTGAGGATCTGGAGCTCTCCAACAAACGCCATTCCCTGGTGCAGACCCTCTCAGGAGGCATGAAGAGGAAGCTGTCAGTGGCCATTGCCTTTGTAGGTGGGTCACGGGCTGTGATCTTGGACGAGCCCACGGCTGGAGTCGACCCATACGCACGCAGGGCCATCTGGGACCTCATCCTCAAGTACAAGCCAG GGAGGACCATCCTGCTGTCCACTCATCACATGGATGAGGCTGACCTGCTGGGCGACCGCATTGCCATCATCTCCCATGGCAAACTCAAGTGCTGTGGTTCCCCACTCTTCCTCAAGAGCACCTATGGCGATGGCTACAAGCTGACGGTGGTGAAGAGGCAGTCAGACACCAGAAACAGCACAG agccaggccaGCCCCACAGTCCTCTAGGCCACTCTTCTGTCAGCCCCTGCTCTGAGCCCCGCGTCTCCCAGTTTATCAAGAAATACGTGGCCTCCTGCCTCCTCATCTCGGACACCAACACTGAGCTCTCCTACATCCTGCCAAGCGAGGCTGTCAAGAAGGGCTGCTTTGAGAGGCTCTTCCAG CACTTGGAGCAAAGTCTGGAGGAACTTGACCTCACCAGTTTTGGGCTGATGGACACCACACTTGAGGAGGTCTTCCTGAAGGTGTCTGAGGAGGACCAGTCCCTGGAGAACAGTGATGTGG ACATGAAGGAGTCCAAGAAGGATGCCCTCCAGCCACCTGTCCCTGAGCTGGGCCCAAAGCCAGAGGCCAATGGGGAGCCCCTGGCTGAGGTGGACGTGCCTGAGAAGCCCGAGGTAGAGCTCAGCAACCTGGTGACATGCTCCAAGCTGGCGCAGTCGCAGGCGTCCTTGCGCTCGGCCTCCTCGGTGGGCTCCGTGCGGGGTGACGAAGGTGGGGCTTATTCTGAGTTCTTTGGGGATTACTCTCCATTGTTTGACAATCATCAGGACCCTGACAACATCAGTCTGCAAG GTGACCTGCCACCCCTCATCCTCTCGCCATCACAGTACCACAATTACACCCAGCCCAAGGGCAATTTCATTCCTTATGCCAACGAGGAGCGGCGTGAGTACCg catcAGGCTGTCTCCAGatgccagcccccagcagctaGTGAACACCTTCCACCTGCCCTCTGGCATCGGGGCCACCTGTGTGCTCAAGACAGCCTTCAACAACACACTGGACCAACCCATGCAGACCCTGAACCTCAATAGCAATGAGTCCAAGATGCTGGCAGCCAAGTACTTTGATGCTATGTGCATCGACTCCTTCACTCAGGGCCTGCCGCTCTCCAACTTCGTGCCACCgcctccatccccagctccttccGACTACCCCATCTCAGTGGATGAGGACTTGCTGCATGCTTGGAACTCCACAATCTTCTCTTCTGCTATCAAAG AGACCGTCacctcagcccctgccctgccccggaTCATCCATGAGCCTATCAAGTGCACATGCTCCATGCAGGGGACTGGTTTCTCATGCCCCAGTGGTGTGGGAGGCCATCCCCCACAGATGAAAGTGGTGACGGGGGACATCCTGGCAGACATCACGGGGCGCAACGTCTCCGAGTACCTGCTCTACACCTCGGACCGCTTCCGTCTGCACAG GTACGGGGCACTCACCTTTGGCAATGTCCAGAAATCCATCCCAGCCTCCTTTGGGGCCAGGGCTCCTGCCATGGTGCGCAAGATTGCCGTCCGGAGAACAGCCCAG GTCTTCTACAACAACAAGGGCTACCACAGCATGCCCACCTACCTCAATGCTCTCAACAATGCCATCCTACGAGCGAACCTGCCCAAGAGCAAAGGCAACCCTGCTGCCTACG GCATCACGGTCACCAACCATCCCATGAACAAGACGAGCGCCAGCCTGTCCTTGGATTACCT TCTGCAAGGCACAGACGTGGTGATTGCCATCTTCATCATTGTGGCCATGTCCTTTGTGCCTGCCAGCTTTGTGGTGTTCTTGGTGGCTGAAAAGGCCACCAAGGCCAAACACCTGCAGTTTGTGAGCGGCTGCGACCCTGTCATCTACTGGTTGGCCAACTACGTGTGGGATATG tTGAACTACCTGGTACCAGCCACGTGCTGTATCATTATCCTTTTCGTGTTTGACCTCCCGGCATACACCTCTCCCACCAACTTCCCAGCCGTCCTCTCACTCTTTCTGCTGTATGG CTGGTCCATCACCCCCATCATGTACCCTGCCTCCTTCTGGTTTGAGGTGCCCAGCTCTGCCTACGTCTTCCTCATCGTCATCAACCTCTTCATTGGCATCACTGCCACTGTCGCCAcgttcctgctgcagctctttgaGCATGACAAG GATTTGAAGGTGGTGAACAGCTACCTGAAGAGCTGCTTCCTTGTATTCCCTAACTACAACCTGGGCCATGGCTTGATGGAGATGGCTTACAATGAGTACATCAATGAGTACTACGCCAAGATTG GGCAGTTTGATAAAATGAAATCACCTTTTGAATGGGACATTGTGACGCGTGGACTTGTCGCCATGACAATTGAAGGCTTTGTCGGCTTCTTCATCACCATCATGTGCCAATACAACTTCTTCCGGAAGCCCCA GCGGCTTCCTGTCTCCACCAAGCCCATCGAAGATGACATTGATGTAGCCAATGAGCGGCACCGTGTCCTGCGTGGGGATGCTGACAATGACATGCTGAAGATTGAAAATCTCACCAAG gtATACAAGTCCCGCAAGATTGGGCGCATCCTGGCCGTGGATCGGCTGTGCGTGGGTGTGCGGCCTGGGGAGTGCTTCGGGCTGCTGGGTGTCAATGGTGCGGGAAAGACGACCACCTTCAAGATGTTGACGGGGGACGAGAGCACCACAGGAGGAGAGGCCTTCGTTAATGGGCACAG CATCCTGAAGGAGCTCCTGCAGGTGCAGCAGAGCTTGGGCTACTGCCCACAGTTCGATGCGCTCTTCGACGAGCTGACAGCCCAGGAGCACCTGGAGCTCTACACCCGCCTGCGTGGCATCCCGTGGAAAGATGAGGAGCGG GTAGTCAAGTGGGCACTGAAGAAGCTTGAGCTGACCAAATACGCTGACAAGCCTGCCAGCACCTACAGTGGAGGCAACAAGAGGAAGCTGTCCACAGCCATCGCATTGATCGGCTACCCAGCCTTCATCTTCCTG GATGAGCCAACAACGGGGATGGATCCCAAGGCACGGCGCTTCCTCTGGAACCTCATCCTGGATGTCATCAAAACAGGCCGCTCCGTGGTGCTCACGTCCCACAG CATGGAGGAATGTGAGGCGCTCTGTACCCGCCTGGCCATCATGGTGAATGGGCGGCTCAAATGTCTTGGCAGCATCCAGCATCTGAAAAACAG GTTTGGAGATGGCTACATGATCACAGTGCGCACAAAGTCCAGCCTCAACGTCAAGGAGGTGGTGAGGTTCTTCAACCGCAACTTTCCTGAGGCCATCCTCAAG GAGCGGCACCACACTAAGGCCCAGTACCAGCTCAAGTCAGACCAGATCTCACTGGCACAGGTCTTCAGCAAAATGGAGCAGGTGGTGGATGTGCTGGGCATTGAAGACTACTCTGTCAGCCAGACCACACTGGACAAT GTGTTTGTGAATTTTGCCAAGAAGCAAAGTGACaacctggagcagcaggagacaaGCCCTAGCTGTGCAATGCAGTCACCCTTGGAACATGTGCTGAGCCTTCTGCGCCCACGGGCAACCCCCACGGAGCTGCAGGCCttggtggtggaggagcaggaggaccTGGAAACTGATGATGAAGGCCTCATAAGCTTCGAGGAGGAGAGG GCTCAGCTCTCATTCAACACGGACACGCTGTGCTGA